The DNA region CTTTTGCTGTTGTCATCAAAGGTGTTTTTTTGTTTGAAGTGGTTTGTTAGGTACCAACTACTTGGATGAACGGATGGAAAATGAAATTTTATTAGATATAAATATCTAATTTGGCAAATGATAAACCAAAGGAGTTGATCATTTGTATTTTTTGTTAAATGCACTAGGGTTATTGGTTGTTCTTGCACTTATTTTCCTCTGCTCACCCAATAAAAGAAATGTTAAGTGGAAATCGATTTTAACTTTGGTCGTAGTTGAATTCTTGATAACCTGGTTTATGTTAGCAACGAAGATAGGCTCATGGGTAATTAATAAAATTGCCTCGTTCTTTAACTGGTTGATTACTTGTGCAAACGAAGGAATTTCATTTGTATTTCCTTCTGTTATGGCTAACGAGTATGTGGATTTCTTTTTTAGTGCGTTAATGCCAATTATCTTCATTATTACGTTCTTTGATATTCTAACCTACTTTGGAATCTTAACGTGGATTATGGATAAAGTAGGCTGGCTTATTTCAAAGGTTTCGGGATTGCCTAAGCTTGAGAGTTTCTTCTCGATACAGATGATGTTTCTTGGAAACACAGAAGCGCTGGCAGTTATCCGGCAGCAATTATCGGTATTGAAGGAACAAAGGCTGCTAACCTTCGGAATTATGAGTATGAGTAGCATCAGCGGATCGATCATTGGCGCTTATTTAACAATGGTTCCAGCGACATATGTATTTGTTGCTATTCCGTTAAATTGTTTGAACGCGCTACTAATTGCCAATATACTAAATCCTGTTGATGTGACTAAAGAAGAAGACATCGTTTATGTACCAAATAAAAGCGAGAAGAAGGATTTCTTTTCAACCATCTCAAACAGTATGCTTGTTGGAATTAATATGGTCATCGTCATAACGGCCATGGTCATTGGATATGTTGCTTTAACCGCTGCCGTTAATGGCATTTTAGGATTTGTGGTAAATGGTTTGACCATCCAAAAAATATTCGCAATTATTTTTAGCCCATTTGCGTTCTTACTTGGCTTATCTGGAGAAGATGCTATGTATGTTGCTCAATTAATGGGAATTAAGCTAGCAACAAATGAATTTGTTGCGATGATGGATTTAAAGGGGAAAATAAATGATCTTGCCCCTCATACCGTTGCTGTTGCTGTCACTTTCTTAACTTCATTTGCCAATTTTAGTACAGTGGGTATGATTTATGGAACGTTTAATTCAACCCTAAGTGAAGAAAAATCAACCATTATTGGGAAAAATGTTTGGAAGTTATTGGTAAGTGGAATAGGTGTGTCATTATTAAGTGCGATGATTGTTGGATTATTCGTTTGGTAACGAGTAGATTTCACACTCTCTTAACTAGGTAATATAATATAAAGTAAAAAGCCCAATTTCCTTTATTGCGGAATGTACTGCACCCCAAAAGTTAGAGTAAAATCTATACTTTTGGGGTGTATTTTTATGGCTAAATATAGTCAGGAATTTAAGTTAATAGTCGTCAAAGAATATCAAGAAGGAAAATTAGGATATGAACGTTTAGCTAAAAAATACGACATGAAGGACTTTTCACAAATTAGGAGATGGGTAAAAGTACACGAGAAATACGGTGTGGAAGGTTTAAAGAGGAAGAAACATAAGGAAAGATATTCTGTTCAATTTAAGCTAGATGTATTAAGCTTTATGAAAAGAACAGGATCTTCAGAAACTGATACAGCCCTTCAATTTGGGCTAACAAACACTCCTATGGTAGCCTCTTGGAAGAAGGCTTTCCTTGAGGGTGGTGCTGAAGCCCTGGATAGATCGAAAGGGATGACAGCCATGTCTGATAAAGATAAGAACAGTAAAAATAAACAATCCGAAGAGAAAGAAATGACGTATGAACAAAAGTTGGAGTGAGAAAACGAACTTCTGCGTTTAGAGGTAGAAATACTTAAAAAAGTTGCGAGCTTTTCAGATGGATCCGGAAGGCTATCTCGAAAAGCACAAGCAGCGTTATCATTCGAACTCAAAGAAAACTTCAAATTAAAAGATGTTTTACTCAAGGTGGGTATTCCTGAAGCTACCTACCATTATCATATAAAAATGATGAAGAAGGAAAATCCGAATCAGGGACTTGAAGAAGTGATTCAATCCATTTTTGAGGAACATAAAGGCAATTATGGTTACCGTCGCATCCTTCTGGAATTGAGAAACCGTGGGCAAAAAGTGAATCATAAGAAGGTTCAACGCATTATGAATAAACTCGGACTCAAAGGGGATAAATTCAGGAGAAAATCGCGCAAGTATAGTTCTTACAAAGGAACGACTGGAAAAGTTGCCGAAAATCTTATCAACCGCCGTTTTAACACAAATGTGTGTCATCAAAAATTAACCACAGATATTACA from Neobacillus sp. FSL H8-0543 includes:
- a CDS encoding nucleoside transporter C-terminal domain-containing protein, translating into MYFLLNALGLLVVLALIFLCSPNKRNVKWKSILTLVVVEFLITWFMLATKIGSWVINKIASFFNWLITCANEGISFVFPSVMANEYVDFFFSALMPIIFIITFFDILTYFGILTWIMDKVGWLISKVSGLPKLESFFSIQMMFLGNTEALAVIRQQLSVLKEQRLLTFGIMSMSSISGSIIGAYLTMVPATYVFVAIPLNCLNALLIANILNPVDVTKEEDIVYVPNKSEKKDFFSTISNSMLVGINMVIVITAMVIGYVALTAAVNGILGFVVNGLTIQKIFAIIFSPFAFLLGLSGEDAMYVAQLMGIKLATNEFVAMMDLKGKINDLAPHTVAVAVTFLTSFANFSTVGMIYGTFNSTLSEEKSTIIGKNVWKLLVSGIGVSLLSAMIVGLFVW
- a CDS encoding transposase, whose translation is MAKYSQEFKLIVVKEYQEGKLGYERLAKKYDMKDFSQIRRWVKVHEKYGVEGLKRKKHKERYSVQFKLDVLSFMKRTGSSETDTALQFGLTNTPMVASWKKAFLEGGAEALDRSKGMTAMSDKDKNSKNKQSEEKEMTYEQKLE